The DNA segment TCTCCGTTTTGATCGATTAGAAGATAGACGTTTTCCTGTTCCTGAATTTGCCCGACAAATTTCTCTCCGTTTTTGAGACGGATTTTAAACACCGGTTCGGAAGAATGTTTTTCCAAAACTTCGGCTTTTTGAAGCAGTGTTTTTTCCTCAGAAGAGTGAGCGACCGTCTTTTTTTCCAAAGTCATTTTGGAATTTTCAGAAATATTACGATATCGTAATAAAGTTTTTGTTTCGATTTTAACGATCTCGGGTTCGGAAACTACTGATTGAATTCCTGTTTTTTGCTCCAAAACCGCTGAATAACCTGCTTGTATGATGTTTGCGTTTTTAGTGTTTGTTCCGATCACTTTGACGGCACCTTCTAAAATTCCGATCTTATAACTTCCGCTATTCTGGTTTGAAGATAGAATCAAGGTTGTTCCCAATAACTCGGTTTCGATGGTTTTAACTTTGGCTCGGACCGGTAGGAAGCGATTTTTTTTGGAAGTAGAAAACACAACCGTTCCTGAATTTAAATTCAAATTCACCGCACTTCCGTCTCCGGATATCGAAAATTCCGATTCCGGGAACATCCTTAAGATCAATCCCAATTCGCCGTCGATCTTATAGTCGCAATAGGAATCTTTTTCAGAATAAAACGTAATTCGATCCGTCGTCGTTTGCATTTTGCAAAGTCCAGTCACGACCGAGTTTTCAACTTGAAATCGATCGAATGAAGACGAATAAAATCGGAAATACAAACCTAAGCTCGATAAAAGAAACAAGGACGCAGCGATGGCCAACGCGGAACGTGAAATCCGACTGGAAAATCTTTTTTCCGAATTCTCCGTATTGGGAGTCTTGTTTTCCACGGCGATCGGAGATAATTGTAAGTTACCGATTTTATTTTTTAATTTCATCATACTAAAAAATTCTTTTCTGGTTTCGGAGTCCGATAGAAACTCGATCAGCTCGTTTCGGTTCATCTCATTGGAAATGGCTCGGGTCATACGAATTCTCCTGTTTTGATTCGGTTCACTTTGCATAAGTTTGTCTCCTAAAGACTCACACCCAAGCGTTGTAGCTTTAAACGTAAAACTGTTAAAGAAGCCAATGTCTTCCGATTTACTGTTCTTACGGAAATCCCAAGTTGATCTGCAGTTTCTTTGATCGTATATTTTTTAATAAAACGAAGCATAATAATACTCTTTTCCACCATGGGAAGACCTTCGATACTTTGATTTAATAAGTCCAAAAGCCATTTTTCCTGTTCATCTATTTTTTGATTTTCCGCAATCGATTCAATAAAGTCTTGAGCTCCAAATATCTCCCTTTTTTCGGATGTGGACGTTTTCTTGATCCAGTCCAAATATTGATTTTTGGCAATCGTTATGATCCAAGAGATTTCGGATCCTTTGGCGTCATCAAAATGATCCCAATTCTTTAAAACCTTGATAAACGTTTCCTGGCACACTTCGTCTGCCACTTCTTGCGAAGCACCTTTACTGATCAAAAAACGATAGACCTTATCATAGTTTCTCGCGTATAAACCTTCAAAGTCAAAAATTTGATTCTCGGAGATTTGTCTCATCTATTCCTAATTACGAATTGACCATTTCAAATGCGTCACGTTTACTTAATAAAAGTTCAAAATGTTTTCGAAGTTTTTTAAATTTTGGATTCTCCCGGGAGTCCTATTGATCGGTTTTGTCCCTATCTTAAGTGCAAAATCGGTCTTACTTAAAAATGGAAGGGTGATTTCAAAAGTTCAAGTAAAAACTGTGGAAAAGGGCTTTGCGGTTACTTATCCAGACGGTAGAATGGAGCATTTTTCACTTTCCGAAGTGAAAAAAATCCTCATATCCGATTTCGTCCCGAAAGAAAATCCGGACCGAAATGTTTTTAAAAAAGAAGAAACCCTTTTACCGGAAATTCCAAAATTGGAATCGGAAACGAACGCTCCTAAATTTCGTACGAAAACCACCGCTTTTGCAG comes from the Leptospira sp. WS92.C1 genome and includes:
- a CDS encoding RNA polymerase sigma factor, with protein sequence MRQISENQIFDFEGLYARNYDKVYRFLISKGASQEVADEVCQETFIKVLKNWDHFDDAKGSEISWIITIAKNQYLDWIKKTSTSEKREIFGAQDFIESIAENQKIDEQEKWLLDLLNQSIEGLPMVEKSIIMLRFIKKYTIKETADQLGISVRTVNRKTLASLTVLRLKLQRLGVSL
- a CDS encoding iron dicitrate transport regulator FecR; this encodes MTRAISNEMNRNELIEFLSDSETRKEFFSMMKLKNKIGNLQLSPIAVENKTPNTENSEKRFSSRISRSALAIAASLFLLSSLGLYFRFYSSSFDRFQVENSVVTGLCKMQTTTDRITFYSEKDSYCDYKIDGELGLILRMFPESEFSISGDGSAVNLNLNSGTVVFSTSKKNRFLPVRAKVKTIETELLGTTLILSSNQNSGSYKIGILEGAVKVIGTNTKNANIIQAGYSAVLEQKTGIQSVVSEPEIVKIETKTLLRYRNISENSKMTLEKKTVAHSSEEKTLLQKAEVLEKHSSEPVFKIRLKNGEKFVGQIQEQENVYLLIDQNGDTKEIPKKDILELELVR